From the Hymenobacter yonginensis genome, one window contains:
- a CDS encoding LLM class flavin-dependent oxidoreductase, with translation MKFGYWMPIFGGWLRNVEDEQMPTDWSYVKQLAQRSEALGYDLTLIAELYLNDIKGTEAPSLEAWSTAAALAAVTEQLEIMVAVRPTFHNPALLAKQAANIDLIAPGRLSLNVVSSWWKDEATKYGLHFEQHDDRYARTREWLDVVTNVWKQDHFSYDGKYYQVADNVLQPKPAKVPFLYAGGESEAAKDLISTQCDGYVMHGDSPELIGARIADMRRRREQKGLPPMKFGVAGYTIVRDSEQDVKKELDRITNVKASASGYGNYQQWLAGTQLEQQVSLHDYSVSNRGLRTGLTGTPAQLQDRIGAFEDVGVDFFLLQASPQLEEMERFSESVIQTLV, from the coding sequence ATGAAATTTGGCTATTGGATGCCCATTTTCGGGGGCTGGCTGCGCAACGTCGAGGACGAGCAGATGCCCACCGACTGGAGCTACGTGAAGCAGCTGGCGCAGCGCAGCGAAGCCCTGGGCTACGACCTGACGCTGATTGCGGAGCTGTACCTGAACGATATCAAAGGCACCGAAGCCCCGTCGCTGGAGGCTTGGAGCACGGCCGCCGCGCTGGCCGCCGTGACCGAGCAGCTGGAAATTATGGTGGCCGTGCGCCCCACTTTCCATAACCCCGCGCTGCTGGCTAAGCAGGCCGCCAACATCGATTTGATTGCGCCCGGGCGGTTGTCGCTGAACGTGGTATCGAGCTGGTGGAAGGATGAGGCCACCAAGTATGGCCTGCACTTCGAGCAGCACGACGACCGGTACGCCCGCACCCGCGAGTGGCTGGACGTGGTGACCAACGTGTGGAAGCAGGACCATTTCAGCTACGACGGCAAGTATTACCAGGTGGCCGATAACGTGCTGCAGCCCAAGCCAGCCAAAGTCCCGTTCCTGTACGCCGGCGGCGAATCGGAAGCGGCCAAGGACTTGATTTCGACCCAGTGCGACGGTTACGTGATGCACGGCGACTCGCCGGAGCTCATCGGCGCCCGCATTGCCGACATGCGTCGTCGCCGCGAACAGAAAGGCCTGCCGCCCATGAAGTTTGGCGTGGCCGGCTATACCATCGTGCGCGACTCGGAGCAGGATGTGAAAAAGGAGCTGGACCGCATCACCAACGTGAAGGCCTCGGCCTCGGGCTACGGCAACTACCAGCAGTGGCTGGCCGGCACCCAGCTGGAGCAGCAGGTGTCGCTGCACGACTACTCGGTGTCCAACCGTGGCCTGCGCACCGGCCTGACCGGCACGCCGGCCCAGCTGCAGGACCGGATTGGCGCTTTCGAGGACGTAGGCGTGGATTTCTTCCTGTTGCAGGCTAGCCCGCAGCTGGAGGAAATGGAGCGTTTCTCCGAATCCGTTATCCAGACGCTGGTGTAG
- a CDS encoding amino acid permease — protein MLRKSLELLRQEAAETGAGTLKRSLNGFNLITIGIGVIIGAGLFSLTGIAAANNAGPAVTLSFVVAAVGCAFSALCYAEFASMVPVSGSAYTYAYATMGELFAWIIGWDLVLEYSVGAATVAISWSQYLLKFLSKYGIIVPPQLVMSPFETATLADGSTVHGFVNIPAMLIVLAITMIIIRGTSGSAWFNALVVTLKVSVVLVFIALGWQYIDPANYQPYIPQNTGVFGEFGWSGILRGAGVVFFVFIGFDIVATMAQETKNPQRNMPIGIIGSLVICTILFVLFGHVMTGLANYTEFKNSAAPVAIAIEKTPYAWLSSAVILAIIIGYTSVILVDLLGQSRVFFSMAKDGLLPPVFARIHERFRTPLQSNLLLGLFIALFAGFVPISVVGEMTSIGTLLAFVMVCVGILIMRKREPDAPRGFRTPWVPLVPILGILTCVLMMVSLPWETWLRLAVWLAIGLAIYFGYGRKHSKLGNELKIKN, from the coding sequence ATGCTTAGAAAATCACTGGAACTGCTGCGGCAGGAGGCGGCCGAAACCGGCGCCGGAACGCTCAAACGAAGCCTGAATGGCTTCAACCTCATTACCATCGGCATCGGCGTAATTATCGGGGCGGGCCTGTTCTCGCTCACGGGCATTGCCGCCGCCAACAACGCCGGCCCGGCCGTAACGCTGTCGTTTGTGGTGGCGGCGGTGGGCTGCGCCTTCTCGGCGCTGTGCTACGCCGAGTTTGCCTCCATGGTGCCGGTGTCGGGCTCGGCCTATACTTACGCCTACGCCACCATGGGCGAGCTGTTTGCCTGGATTATCGGCTGGGACTTGGTGCTCGAATACTCGGTAGGCGCGGCCACGGTGGCCATCAGCTGGTCGCAGTACCTGCTCAAGTTCCTGAGCAAGTACGGCATCATTGTGCCGCCGCAGCTGGTGATGTCGCCGTTTGAAACGGCCACGCTGGCCGACGGCAGCACGGTGCACGGCTTTGTCAATATTCCGGCCATGCTGATTGTGCTGGCCATCACCATGATTATCATTCGGGGCACGTCGGGCTCGGCGTGGTTCAATGCGCTGGTCGTGACGCTGAAGGTGTCGGTGGTGCTGGTGTTTATCGCGCTGGGCTGGCAGTATATCGATCCGGCCAACTACCAACCATACATTCCGCAGAATACCGGGGTGTTTGGTGAGTTTGGCTGGAGCGGTATTCTGCGTGGGGCCGGGGTGGTGTTCTTCGTGTTCATCGGGTTTGATATCGTGGCCACCATGGCCCAGGAAACCAAGAATCCGCAGCGCAATATGCCCATCGGCATCATTGGCTCGCTCGTTATCTGCACCATTCTATTCGTGCTGTTCGGGCACGTGATGACCGGCTTGGCCAATTACACCGAGTTCAAGAACAGCGCCGCGCCGGTGGCTATTGCCATTGAGAAAACGCCTTACGCCTGGCTGTCGTCGGCCGTGATTCTGGCCATCATCATCGGCTATACCTCCGTAATTCTGGTGGACTTGCTAGGCCAGAGCCGGGTGTTTTTCAGCATGGCCAAAGACGGCCTGCTGCCCCCGGTTTTCGCCCGGATTCACGAACGGTTCCGCACGCCGCTGCAGTCAAACCTGCTGCTGGGGCTGTTCATTGCGCTGTTCGCTGGCTTCGTGCCGATTTCGGTGGTGGGCGAGATGACGAGCATCGGTACGCTGCTGGCCTTCGTGATGGTGTGCGTAGGCATCCTCATCATGCGCAAGCGCGAGCCCGACGCCCCGCGCGGGTTCCGCACGCCCTGGGTGCCGCTGGTGCCCATTCTCGGCATCCTGACCTGCGTGCTGATGATGGTGTCGCTGCCCTGGGAAACGTGGCTACGGCTGGCCGTATGGCTGGCTATCGGCCTGGCCATCTACTTCGGCTACGGCCGCAAGCACAGTAAGCTGGGAAATGAATTAAAAATCAAGAATTAA
- a CDS encoding haloacid dehalogenase type II, giving the protein MSTRRTFLSSLALAATAAALPSSLMAMPLAARPKVLLFDVNETLLDLRKLQRAINEEFKWEFAFKQWFSLLLQYSLVDTTTAAYHDFGQIGAAALDMLAQSLGQSARPEARKKELLALITELPPHPDVVPALTRLQKAGFRMATLTNSSGPAVKKQIAYAGLGSFFEQLLSVDVVQRYKPHPDTYRMACQKLQVAPADTLLIAAHGWDTAGAVRAGLQAAFVARSGQALYPLAAAPAYTGPTVADIARQLGA; this is encoded by the coding sequence ATGTCTACTCGTCGCACGTTCCTTTCTTCGCTCGCGCTGGCTGCCACGGCGGCCGCGCTGCCTTCTTCGCTTATGGCCATGCCCCTCGCCGCCCGTCCCAAAGTGCTGTTGTTCGATGTCAACGAAACCCTACTCGACCTGCGCAAGCTGCAGAGGGCCATCAACGAGGAGTTTAAATGGGAGTTTGCCTTCAAGCAGTGGTTTTCGCTGCTGCTGCAATACTCGCTCGTAGATACCACCACGGCCGCTTACCACGATTTCGGGCAGATTGGGGCCGCCGCCCTCGATATGCTGGCGCAGTCCTTGGGCCAGTCGGCCCGCCCCGAAGCGCGCAAGAAGGAGCTGCTGGCCCTCATCACCGAGCTGCCACCGCACCCCGACGTAGTGCCCGCCCTCACGCGCCTGCAGAAAGCCGGATTCCGCATGGCCACGCTCACCAACTCATCGGGCCCGGCCGTGAAAAAGCAGATAGCCTACGCCGGCCTCGGCAGCTTCTTCGAGCAACTGCTGAGCGTGGACGTTGTGCAGCGCTACAAGCCCCACCCCGACACCTACCGCATGGCCTGCCAGAAGCTCCAGGTGGCTCCCGCCGACACGTTGCTGATTGCGGCCCACGGCTGGGATACGGCCGGAGCCGTGCGCGCCGGCCTGCAGGCGGCCTTCGTGGCACGCTCTGGCCAAGCGCTGTACCCGCTGGCCGCCGCCCCCGCCTACACCGGCCCTACTGTAGCGGATATTGCCCGGCAGTTGGGCGCGTAG
- a CDS encoding CPBP family intramembrane glutamic endopeptidase — protein sequence MLFSLVVGVPVLLIVEKLLSLPTAVALLLFAVAGNGTLLWFLRRRYSGRWPGINMHGRVPGWLIVALPVLVLAADMVLSLIDLLHLPAFVSESTYQKLLQLPVAAFLILCVAAPVLEELLLRGVVLQGLLRNFPDRPWVAIGQSALVFGVMHFNPPQSLATFLLGVLMGWLYYRTRSLWLCIGVHFLNNLFASTSMLANKGVSRHEEVTAAFGAPWIYTAVVALSVLVLAGLLWRVHQTTTPPAEPVSKEAQPMVEARSPAE from the coding sequence TTGTTGTTTTCATTAGTGGTGGGAGTGCCGGTTCTGCTGATAGTGGAGAAGCTGCTTTCCTTGCCCACGGCCGTAGCGCTATTGCTGTTTGCGGTAGCTGGCAACGGTACGCTGCTGTGGTTTCTGCGGCGGCGGTACTCCGGCCGCTGGCCCGGTATCAACATGCACGGGCGGGTGCCCGGCTGGCTGATTGTGGCGCTGCCCGTGCTGGTGCTGGCGGCTGATATGGTGCTTTCGCTGATAGACCTGCTGCACCTGCCGGCCTTCGTGTCAGAATCCACCTACCAGAAATTGCTGCAACTGCCCGTTGCCGCGTTTTTGATTTTGTGCGTGGCGGCTCCGGTGCTGGAGGAGCTGTTGCTGCGGGGCGTGGTGCTGCAGGGGCTGCTGCGCAACTTTCCCGACCGGCCGTGGGTGGCCATCGGGCAGTCGGCTCTGGTTTTTGGGGTGATGCACTTCAATCCGCCGCAAAGCCTGGCCACATTTCTGCTGGGGGTGCTGATGGGCTGGCTGTATTACCGCACCCGCTCGCTGTGGCTGTGCATAGGCGTACATTTTCTCAACAACCTGTTCGCTTCCACGTCCATGCTGGCTAACAAAGGAGTTTCCAGGCATGAAGAGGTTACGGCTGCGTTTGGGGCGCCCTGGATATACACCGCGGTGGTGGCCCTGAGCGTTCTGGTACTGGCTGGGCTGTTGTGGCGCGTGCACCAGACCACTACGCCACCAGCCGAACCCGTTTCGAAGGAAGCGCAACCAATGGTAGAGGCACGCAGCCCAGCTGAGTAG
- a CDS encoding lipopolysaccharide biosynthesis protein produces MGIVRRQGLRNTVISYAGLALGFVNTVLVLPKVLEPRQIGLTSVLVALATMFAQVSAFGFGNMGVRFFPYFRQPETGHRGFLPFLLGVPLLGFGLVAAVYLAGKPLVLSWYAKDADLLREYYIWGLVLALFTLLLNLQDTYLKSLYHTAFSSFAQEIILRLLITAGALLFGGGYLNFHGYVLWYIGASSSIALLLTLYTAYIGELHLRPTRAALRVRPLGEMLSFGAFALLGNVSGVIITTIDSLMVGSKVSFDGAGIYSVAFFISTALVLPFRALYKIAFPLLADYWKDNDHARMADFYQRTTRLNTLLGCYLALGIGLNLDFIFAQMKPAYAAGATSVLILLAGRLFDGITGVNGLIVVTSPRYRYDLVFNASLAGATVLMNLLLIPRLGLTGAAVAASVAMVLINIARTWFVWHSFGLQPFDKRVPLILLLAAVAGLTAWLVPFVHSLFVTMLLRSTLLTAVYGGLLLLTNAEPQVRETMQKLLKRGAA; encoded by the coding sequence TTGGGTATCGTTCGGCGGCAGGGGCTGCGCAACACGGTTATTTCTTACGCGGGCCTGGCGCTGGGCTTTGTGAATACGGTGCTGGTGCTGCCCAAAGTGCTGGAGCCGCGCCAGATTGGCCTGACCAGCGTACTGGTGGCACTGGCCACCATGTTTGCGCAGGTATCGGCGTTTGGGTTCGGCAACATGGGCGTCCGGTTTTTCCCGTATTTCCGGCAGCCCGAAACCGGGCACCGGGGGTTTCTGCCGTTTCTGCTAGGCGTGCCGCTGCTGGGTTTCGGGCTGGTGGCGGCGGTGTACCTGGCGGGCAAGCCGCTGGTGCTGAGCTGGTACGCCAAGGACGCCGATTTGCTGCGCGAGTATTACATCTGGGGGCTGGTGCTGGCCTTGTTCACGCTGCTGCTCAACCTGCAGGATACTTACCTGAAGTCGCTCTACCACACGGCCTTCTCGTCGTTTGCGCAGGAAATCATCCTGCGGCTGCTGATTACGGCCGGGGCGCTGCTGTTTGGCGGCGGCTACCTCAACTTCCACGGCTACGTGCTATGGTACATCGGGGCCAGCAGTAGCATTGCGCTGCTGCTCACGCTCTACACGGCCTACATCGGCGAGCTGCACCTGCGGCCCACGCGGGCGGCGCTACGGGTGCGGCCACTCGGCGAAATGCTCAGCTTTGGGGCCTTCGCGCTGCTCGGCAACGTGTCGGGCGTCATCATCACCACCATCGACTCGCTGATGGTCGGCTCCAAGGTCAGTTTTGATGGGGCCGGTATCTACAGCGTGGCGTTTTTCATCAGCACGGCGCTGGTGCTGCCGTTTCGGGCGCTGTACAAAATTGCCTTCCCGCTGCTGGCCGACTACTGGAAAGACAACGACCACGCCCGCATGGCCGATTTCTACCAGCGCACCACCCGCCTCAATACGCTGCTGGGCTGCTATCTGGCGCTGGGCATCGGCCTCAACCTCGACTTCATCTTTGCCCAGATGAAGCCGGCCTACGCCGCCGGCGCCACCTCGGTACTCATTCTACTGGCTGGCCGGCTGTTTGATGGCATCACCGGCGTCAACGGCCTCATCGTCGTCACGTCGCCACGCTACCGCTACGACTTGGTGTTCAATGCCTCGCTGGCCGGCGCCACGGTGCTCATGAATCTGCTGCTGATTCCGCGCCTCGGCCTAACGGGCGCTGCCGTGGCAGCTTCCGTAGCCATGGTGCTCATCAATATTGCGCGCACCTGGTTTGTGTGGCACAGCTTCGGGCTGCAGCCGTTTGATAAACGCGTACCGCTGATTCTGCTGCTGGCGGCCGTGGCGGGGCTGACGGCGTGGCTGGTGCCATTCGTGCACTCCCTGTTCGTCACGATGCTGCTGCGCTCCACCCTGCTGACGGCCGTGTACGGCGGCCTGTTGCTGCTCACTAACGCCGAGCCCCAGGTACGCGAAACGATGCAGAAGCTGCTGAAACGAGGGGCGGCTTAA
- a CDS encoding DUF7033 domain-containing protein encodes MLHTLPLLPPTVATTPESRLAYVLHHFRQAYDGVPKMAIGYAATQPQVEIAEAAGTFFTETCPYPAPPNWRDWHGQQLPFFFDPNPKAPLLELLPAGRARINADIVSVAFYLLSGWQEFFSDERDRHGRFPFAASVQHRYGFVAVPVVNYYFEVLKTAVEHATDQPLAPRRWAGGAPFATFVTHDIDSLHGAWKAPAKVALRSGRLLNFGRQLWRHFTQPDAWNNLELVQRTVAEFGAKSTFFFLPEHRKAADSTPNADYKLITVLPRIRALEAAGAEIRLHASIGTSSNASQLMQEASIGFCTPDNVPGVRFHYLQWEPRITPALVDDLAFEYDSTLGFAEHYGFRNSYCLPFQPFDFQTGKRFDFLEIPLNVMDATLHHPNYLQLAPDEILPALTPMFREIGRFGGVCTLLWHNDHFDPANTATGPRQFAELMHYLRSRNTAFVNGTDVVDWWDAGVVD; translated from the coding sequence ATGCTACACACGTTGCCGCTGCTACCTCCCACCGTTGCCACCACGCCCGAAAGCCGGCTGGCATACGTGCTGCACCATTTCCGGCAGGCCTACGACGGCGTACCAAAGATGGCCATCGGCTATGCCGCCACGCAGCCGCAGGTGGAAATTGCGGAGGCGGCCGGCACTTTCTTTACCGAAACCTGCCCCTACCCCGCCCCGCCTAACTGGCGCGACTGGCACGGGCAGCAACTGCCGTTTTTCTTTGACCCGAACCCCAAAGCGCCGCTACTGGAGCTGTTGCCGGCCGGCCGGGCGCGCATCAATGCTGATATCGTGTCGGTGGCGTTTTACCTGCTCAGCGGCTGGCAGGAGTTCTTCTCCGACGAGCGGGACCGGCACGGACGCTTTCCGTTTGCGGCCAGCGTGCAGCACCGCTACGGCTTCGTGGCCGTGCCCGTCGTCAATTATTACTTTGAGGTGCTGAAAACGGCCGTGGAGCACGCCACGGACCAGCCGCTGGCGCCGCGCCGCTGGGCGGGTGGCGCGCCCTTTGCCACCTTCGTCACGCACGATATCGACAGCCTGCACGGCGCTTGGAAGGCGCCGGCTAAAGTCGCTCTTCGCAGTGGCCGGCTGCTGAATTTCGGGCGGCAGCTGTGGCGGCATTTCACGCAGCCCGACGCCTGGAACAACCTGGAGCTGGTGCAGCGCACAGTGGCGGAATTCGGGGCGAAGAGCACGTTTTTCTTTCTGCCTGAGCACCGGAAAGCAGCCGACAGTACACCCAATGCGGATTATAAACTTATAACTGTGCTGCCCCGTATCCGGGCACTGGAAGCTGCTGGAGCTGAAATTCGCTTACACGCCAGCATCGGCACTTCCAGTAATGCCAGCCAGCTGATGCAGGAAGCATCCATTGGCTTCTGCACTCCCGACAATGTCCCAGGGGTGCGCTTCCACTATCTGCAATGGGAGCCACGCATTACGCCGGCTTTGGTGGATGATCTGGCTTTTGAGTACGATTCCACGCTGGGCTTTGCCGAGCACTACGGCTTCCGCAACTCCTACTGCCTGCCGTTCCAGCCATTCGACTTCCAAACCGGCAAGCGGTTCGACTTCCTGGAAATCCCGCTCAACGTCATGGATGCTACGCTGCACCACCCCAACTATCTGCAGCTGGCCCCCGACGAAATCCTGCCGGCCCTGACGCCCATGTTCCGGGAAATCGGGCGGTTCGGCGGCGTCTGCACGCTGCTCTGGCACAACGACCACTTCGACCCCGCCAATACCGCCACCGGCCCGCGCCAGTTCGCCGAGCTGATGCACTACCTTCGCAGCCGCAACACGGCCTTCGTCAACGGCACGGATGTGGTGGATTGGTGGGATGCTGGGGTGGTGGATTGA